In a single window of the Prochlorococcus marinus CUG1416 genome:
- a CDS encoding HNH endonuclease, with translation MHKQDAIYLDQLCPKISNKSWRESLYKFTNYKCIYCGKPSESLDHLHPISKGGTSIKSNCVPCCLSCNGKKSDSEVLSWYRKQIFYDPRRAMAIRAWFNDDLRIASVLLNYLN, from the coding sequence CCTTGATCAGCTATGTCCCAAGATAAGTAATAAAAGTTGGAGAGAATCACTTTATAAGTTTACTAACTATAAATGCATTTATTGCGGTAAACCATCAGAATCACTTGATCACCTTCATCCAATATCAAAAGGGGGTACAAGCATTAAAAGTAATTGCGTCCCATGTTGTTTGTCATGTAATGGTAAGAAATCAGATTCGGAAGTTCTTAGTTGGTACAGAAAACAAATTTTTTATGATCCTAGAAGGGCTATGGCAATACGAGCATGGTTTAATGATGATTTAAGAATAGCGTCAGTTCTTTTGAACTACTTAAATTAA
- a CDS encoding josephin, with protein sequence MKNSPQYLFLASGVKKGEGFWVVGVKNCDENILEDKLLLDCHRKELIGNESAKDILFAINLNINNLFNELRNKNYLIERPSMGIPFDIPLDLLVSIFDFWLDIYKNQEAWETCIGLLKVRKRISLTNLIKSESLKGNSKKWAIKVENLHTYVPNSQRIEKINEPMWK encoded by the coding sequence TTGAAGAATTCACCTCAATATCTATTTCTTGCTAGTGGAGTAAAGAAAGGAGAAGGGTTTTGGGTTGTGGGAGTCAAAAATTGTGATGAAAATATTCTTGAAGATAAACTCCTTTTAGATTGCCATAGAAAAGAATTAATAGGAAATGAATCAGCAAAAGATATTCTTTTTGCTATTAATTTAAACATAAATAATTTATTCAATGAATTAAGAAATAAAAATTATTTAATTGAAAGACCTTCGATGGGAATCCCTTTTGATATCCCACTAGATCTCTTAGTAAGTATTTTTGATTTTTGGTTAGATATTTATAAAAATCAAGAAGCCTGGGAAACATGCATAGGTCTTCTTAAGGTTAGAAAAAGAATTTCCCTTACAAACCTAATTAAAAGCGAAAGTTTAAAGGGTAACTCTAAAAAGTGGGCTATAAAAGTTGAAAATTTACATACATATGTACCAAATTCTCAGAGGATTGAAAAGATAAATGAGCCTATGTGGAAATAA
- a CDS encoding phosphoribosyltransferase — MISYFTWNDFDNSVKHIANKCNLLEFSGVYGIPRGGLCLAVALSHKLKINLISEPIKNSLIVDDVYETGITLNNFKDIEGAMFFVLFSKIKPTWWNTVHISNEKEWIIFPWENASNFHSDRNNYIKKRGLS, encoded by the coding sequence ATGATTAGTTATTTTACCTGGAACGATTTTGACAATAGCGTAAAACACATAGCTAATAAATGTAATCTTTTAGAATTTTCTGGAGTGTATGGAATTCCTCGTGGTGGTTTATGTCTTGCTGTAGCACTAAGTCATAAATTAAAAATAAATTTAATTTCAGAACCAATAAAAAATTCTCTAATAGTTGATGATGTATATGAAACTGGTATTACTTTAAACAACTTCAAAGATATTGAGGGGGCAATGTTTTTTGTATTATTTAGTAAAATCAAACCTACATGGTGGAATACTGTACATATATCAAATGAAAAGGAATGGATAATATTCCCATGGGAAAATGCCTCAAATTTTCACAGTGACCGAAACAACTACATCAAAAAAAGAGGTTTAAGTTGA
- a CDS encoding nucleoside 2-deoxyribosyltransferase, which translates to MKKKLYLANPYGFSKQTNKLLYEFINIFNDLNIEVYEPFERTKNIMQKEGDWAYDLAINNFNDLKKCDCIFAIVNGTPPDEGVMIELGIAIAMRKKIFLFRDDFRNCSDSNKYPLNLMLFLGLPRNNWKKFYFESLEEIKSNKKGFVEWAKK; encoded by the coding sequence TTGAAAAAGAAATTATATCTAGCAAATCCATATGGATTTTCAAAACAAACTAATAAACTCTTATATGAATTTATTAATATTTTCAATGATTTAAATATAGAAGTTTATGAACCTTTTGAGAGGACGAAAAACATAATGCAAAAAGAGGGTGACTGGGCGTATGACCTAGCAATAAATAATTTCAATGATTTAAAAAAATGTGATTGCATTTTTGCGATTGTTAATGGAACACCTCCAGATGAAGGTGTAATGATTGAATTAGGTATTGCAATTGCTATGAGAAAGAAAATCTTTTTATTTAGGGATGATTTTAGAAATTGTTCTGATAGCAATAAATACCCATTAAATCTCATGCTATTTCTTGGACTTCCTAGAAATAATTGGAAAAAGTTTTATTTTGAATCCTTAGAAGAGATAAAGAGTAATAAAAAAGGATTTGTGGAGTGGGCAAAAAAATAA